The following proteins are encoded in a genomic region of Xenopus laevis strain J_2021 chromosome 3L, Xenopus_laevis_v10.1, whole genome shotgun sequence:
- the zmat2.L gene encoding zinc finger matrin-type 2 L homeolog: MASGSGSKNADFRRKWDKDDYEKLAQKRITEEREKKDGKPVQPIKRELLRHRDYKVDLESKLGKTIVITKTTPQSDMGGYYCNVCDCVVKDSINFLDHINGKKHQRNLGMSMRVERSTLDQVKKRFEVNKKKMEEKQKDYDFEERMKELREEEEKARAYKKEKQREKKRKAEEDLGFEEDDEMAAVMGFSGFGSSKKGH, from the exons ATGGCGTCGGGAAGCGGA TCGAAAAATGCAGACTTCCGTCGGAAGTGGGACAAAGATGACTATGAGAAACTTGCACAGAAGCGAATTacagaagaaagagaaaagaaagatg GCAAACCTGTACAACCCATTAAAAGAGAATTACTCCGACACAGAGACTATAAGGTGGACCTGGAGTCCAAGCTGGGAAAGACCATTGTCATTACAAAGACCACTCCACAGTCTGATATGGGAGG CTACTATTGCAATGTTTGTGACTGTGTGGTGAAAGATTCAATCAACTTCTTGGACCATATCAATGGCAAAAAAC ATCAAAGGAACTTGGGAATGTCCATGAGAGTAGAACGCTCAACGCTGGATCAAGTCAAGAAACGATTTGaggttaataagaaaaaaatggaagaaaagcAGAAGGACTACGACTTCGAAGAGCGCATGAAAGAGCTCCGGGAAGAG GAAGAAAAAGCACGAGCATATAAGAAAGAGAAGCAGAGGGAGAAAAAGCGAAAAGCAGAAGAAGATCTGGGATTTGAAGAGGATGATGAAATGGCTGCTGTCATGGGTTTCTCAGGCTTTGGGTCATCAAAAAAGGGTCACTAG